One window from the genome of Amycolatopsis sp. NBC_01480 encodes:
- a CDS encoding DUF5684 domain-containing protein translates to MNDTSTSLSSPLLGGGGVVFGLLMIIALWKVFTKAGRPGWAAIIPIYNIYTLLKVAGRSGWWLILLLIPVVNIVVAIIVSLDVAKAFGKGGLFGFFGLFVFSIIGYLILAFGGARYTASPA, encoded by the coding sequence ATGAACGACACCTCGACGTCCCTCAGCAGCCCCCTTCTCGGCGGCGGGGGCGTGGTCTTCGGCCTGCTCATGATCATCGCGCTGTGGAAGGTGTTCACCAAGGCCGGGCGCCCCGGCTGGGCGGCGATCATCCCGATCTACAACATCTACACGCTGCTGAAAGTCGCCGGGCGCTCCGGCTGGTGGCTGATCCTGCTGCTGATCCCGGTGGTCAACATCGTCGTCGCGATCATCGTCTCGCTCGACGTCGCGAAGGCGTTCGGCAAGGGCGGGCTGTTCGGCTTCTTCGGGCTGTTCGTGTTCTCCATCATCGGTTACCTCATCCTCGCCTTCGGCGGGGCGCGCTACACCGCGTCGCCCGCCTGA
- a CDS encoding helix-turn-helix transcriptional regulator has protein sequence MPEPPMIGQDAGKRRVDGLIDGARAGRGGSLVVSGEAGIGKSTLLEHAVRTASGFRVLRASGAEFEQELPYSALHQLCVPILEHLDELPERHRDALRIAFGLADGTPQPFQVGLAILELVTTTGSDRPVLCVIDDAQWLDEASSRAMAFLARRVGADAVAMVLALRSPSKVDELAELPGLAVGRLSVQDAKALLAARNPFPLDDRVRDRLVAEADGNPLALLELPRAGGFALPDASVPSRIEDGFRARLTGLSADARLLLTVAGADPTGDPGLLWPAAEALGINVTTAGADAAATGLVEFAARVRFCHPLARSVVYRAADDSVRRAAHGALADATDPLTAPDRRAWHRAQASAGPDEDVAADLERSASRARSRGGVAATAAFLKRSVALSLDAGRRIERTLAAVQAGIDAGAADRAADLLTTIETATLDEFQRAHVDLLRGRIAFIRPGDSDGPSLTVTAARRLSKLDPDRSRDCFLDALEMSLLVGRAGGVVDEVLTAARSSAPAPSAPDLLEALITLAEQGYRAALPLLRQAFQADGSPLWIQRPGLASMISTELWEPDILPAIVEWLVKAGRESGSPSLLRLAFAQKTTAAALAGDIGLALAATAEEAAIADAAGEPPLMYHRLLLAAIRGRREEALELFETATASGEGGQVTDLYWTSSLLHNGLADYPAALTAARRATEHSDLFLTGVALPELVEAAVKCHEPEVATRALESLTERTEAAGTTLGRGVTAYARGLVTGAEDDYREAIECLADGPYLLYEGRAHLLYGEWLRRKGRRKDSLPELRTAHESLSTAGAEAFARRAADELGAAGQQVQRRSAQAYEKLTMQQVAVARLVAAGATSNEVATQLFISKRTVDAHLRSIFGKLGVTSRKQLKDHPDLLGLDR, from the coding sequence ATGCCCGAGCCGCCGATGATCGGCCAGGACGCGGGGAAACGCCGGGTCGACGGGCTGATCGACGGGGCGCGGGCAGGCCGGGGCGGTTCGCTGGTGGTGAGCGGCGAGGCCGGCATCGGCAAGAGCACGTTGCTGGAGCACGCGGTCCGGACGGCCTCCGGTTTCCGCGTGCTTCGAGCCTCCGGCGCCGAGTTCGAGCAGGAGCTGCCGTACTCCGCTCTGCATCAGCTGTGCGTGCCGATCCTCGAGCACCTCGACGAGCTGCCTGAGCGGCACCGCGACGCGTTGCGGATCGCGTTCGGGCTGGCCGACGGGACGCCCCAGCCGTTTCAGGTCGGGCTGGCGATCCTTGAGCTGGTCACGACGACGGGCAGCGACCGGCCGGTGCTGTGCGTGATCGACGACGCACAGTGGCTGGACGAGGCGTCGTCGCGGGCGATGGCCTTTCTCGCCCGGCGCGTCGGGGCCGATGCCGTCGCCATGGTCCTCGCGCTGCGGTCACCGTCTAAAGTGGACGAGCTGGCCGAGTTGCCGGGGCTGGCCGTCGGGCGGTTGAGCGTCCAGGACGCCAAGGCCCTGCTGGCCGCCCGCAACCCGTTCCCGCTTGACGACCGGGTCCGCGACCGGCTCGTCGCCGAGGCGGACGGCAATCCGCTCGCGCTGCTGGAACTCCCCCGGGCCGGCGGTTTCGCGCTGCCCGATGCCTCGGTGCCGTCCCGGATCGAGGACGGCTTCCGGGCGCGGCTGACCGGGCTGTCGGCCGATGCCCGGCTGTTGCTGACCGTCGCCGGCGCCGATCCCACCGGTGATCCCGGTCTGCTGTGGCCGGCCGCCGAGGCGTTGGGCATCAACGTCACGACAGCTGGCGCGGACGCGGCCGCCACCGGGCTGGTCGAGTTCGCGGCGCGCGTGCGGTTCTGTCATCCGCTGGCCCGCTCGGTGGTCTACCGCGCCGCCGACGACAGCGTGCGTCGCGCGGCTCACGGCGCGCTGGCCGACGCGACCGACCCGCTCACGGCCCCGGACCGGCGCGCGTGGCACCGCGCGCAAGCCAGCGCCGGCCCGGACGAGGACGTCGCGGCCGACCTGGAGCGCTCCGCGTCGCGGGCCAGGTCACGCGGTGGTGTCGCGGCCACGGCGGCGTTCCTCAAACGCTCCGTCGCGCTCTCACTGGACGCCGGACGCCGAATCGAACGCACCCTGGCCGCGGTGCAGGCCGGCATCGACGCGGGTGCCGCCGACCGGGCGGCCGACCTCCTCACCACCATCGAAACCGCCACCCTGGACGAATTCCAGCGCGCCCACGTCGACCTGCTGCGCGGCCGGATCGCCTTCATCCGCCCCGGCGACAGCGACGGCCCGTCCCTGACGGTGACCGCGGCGCGACGGCTGTCCAAACTGGACCCCGATCGGTCACGGGACTGCTTCCTGGACGCGCTCGAGATGAGCCTGCTCGTCGGCCGCGCCGGCGGTGTGGTCGACGAAGTCCTCACCGCAGCCCGGTCCTCGGCACCCGCGCCGAGCGCCCCGGACCTGCTCGAAGCGTTGATCACCCTGGCCGAGCAGGGTTACCGGGCGGCCCTTCCGTTGCTTCGTCAGGCGTTCCAGGCCGATGGAAGTCCACTGTGGATCCAGCGTCCCGGGCTCGCGTCGATGATCAGCACCGAGCTGTGGGAGCCCGACATCCTCCCCGCCATCGTCGAATGGCTGGTGAAGGCCGGCCGGGAGTCGGGCTCACCCTCGTTGCTGAGGCTGGCCTTCGCGCAGAAGACGACCGCCGCCGCCCTCGCCGGTGACATCGGGCTGGCGCTCGCCGCGACCGCCGAGGAGGCCGCGATCGCCGACGCGGCCGGGGAGCCGCCGCTGATGTACCACCGGCTGCTGCTGGCCGCCATCCGGGGACGACGTGAGGAGGCGTTGGAACTCTTCGAGACGGCCACAGCCTCCGGCGAAGGGGGGCAGGTGACCGATCTGTACTGGACATCGTCCTTGCTGCACAACGGTTTGGCCGACTACCCCGCCGCACTGACCGCAGCCCGTCGGGCAACCGAGCACAGCGACCTCTTCCTCACCGGAGTGGCTCTGCCCGAACTCGTCGAGGCTGCCGTCAAGTGTCACGAACCCGAGGTGGCGACGCGGGCCCTCGAGTCGTTGACCGAACGCACGGAAGCGGCGGGAACCACGCTCGGCCGCGGCGTCACGGCGTACGCCCGAGGCCTCGTGACGGGAGCCGAGGACGACTACCGGGAAGCCATCGAGTGTCTCGCGGACGGTCCTTACCTGCTCTACGAAGGCCGCGCGCACCTGCTGTACGGGGAATGGTTGCGGCGCAAGGGCCGCCGCAAGGATTCACTGCCAGAACTGCGCACCGCCCACGAATCCCTCTCGACGGCCGGAGCCGAGGCCTTCGCCCGACGCGCCGCCGACGAACTGGGCGCCGCCGGGCAGCAGGTTCAGCGCCGATCCGCCCAGGCGTACGAAAAGCTCACGATGCAGCAGGTCGCCGTCGCCCGGCTGGTGGCCGCAGGCGCCACGTCGAACGAGGTCGCCACCCAGCTCTTCATCAGCAAACGCACGGTCGACGCCCACCTGCGCTCGATCTTCGGCAAACTCGGGGTGACCTCGCGCAAACAGCTGAAGGATCATCCTGATCTGCTCGGCCTGGACCGCTGA
- a CDS encoding class I adenylate-forming enzyme family protein, with protein sequence MTSPARLTWTADSVPADLRDRLIGPGAPFELVTEDVLGAPHQVFARRPRSLRQLLDTSAAESPDLVFLVAPGREWTYQQAVEDIDAIAVLLAERYGVRAGDRVAIVSANSAEYVLVLWAVLSLGAIVTSLNGWWTGHELTAGIQLTEPVLVVGDERRLERLDDSPLPARLLTEILDESAEFRGRTTPAPDITEDAAAVILFTSGTTGRAKGATLSHRNVVNYALSQGLSRAIAAAGAAATGPAGQAGRAASIVVSPMFHVSGFVGVVISGAVFRTKLVFTEPGAWDPGRHLELTERHRITAWSGVPTHFWRLLRHPDLATRDVSSVIAVNSGGAVFPPELVRALRRELPRARLGNGYGASETVGLGTQASGALFAEHPDSVGVAPPTSEVEIRGTGGAVLADGEIGEIHLRHPSVFLGYWGEPEATAEVLGPNRWYATGDFGRIENGLLYLESRRTDLILRGGENVYPIEIENRLIEHAGIAEAAVVGVDHPELGQEVKAFVVRAPGADGLTAEQVREWCAAALAAFKVPSRIEFRPSLPYTVSGKLLKQQLRNEDPQ encoded by the coding sequence ATGACCAGCCCCGCGCGCCTGACCTGGACCGCCGACTCGGTACCGGCCGACCTCCGGGACCGGCTGATCGGCCCGGGAGCGCCGTTCGAGCTGGTCACCGAGGACGTGCTCGGCGCCCCGCACCAGGTTTTCGCGCGACGGCCCCGATCGCTGCGGCAGCTGCTCGACACGTCCGCGGCCGAGAGCCCGGACCTCGTCTTCCTCGTCGCCCCCGGCCGCGAGTGGACCTACCAGCAGGCGGTCGAGGACATCGACGCGATCGCCGTCCTGCTGGCCGAACGGTACGGAGTGCGCGCCGGGGACCGGGTGGCCATCGTGTCCGCCAACTCCGCGGAATACGTTCTGGTCCTGTGGGCGGTGCTGAGTCTCGGCGCCATCGTCACCAGCCTCAACGGCTGGTGGACTGGGCACGAGCTGACCGCCGGCATCCAGCTGACCGAGCCGGTCCTCGTCGTGGGCGACGAGCGTCGGCTGGAGCGCCTGGACGACAGCCCGCTGCCCGCGCGATTGCTCACGGAGATCCTCGACGAGTCGGCGGAATTCCGGGGCCGCACGACCCCGGCGCCGGACATCACCGAGGACGCGGCCGCGGTCATCCTGTTCACCAGCGGCACCACCGGGCGGGCCAAGGGCGCCACCCTGTCGCACCGGAACGTGGTGAACTACGCCCTGTCACAAGGGCTGAGCCGGGCCATCGCCGCAGCGGGAGCGGCTGCGACCGGGCCGGCCGGGCAGGCCGGGCGGGCGGCGTCGATCGTGGTGAGCCCGATGTTCCACGTCTCCGGATTCGTCGGGGTGGTGATCTCCGGCGCCGTGTTCCGCACGAAGCTGGTGTTCACCGAACCCGGCGCCTGGGACCCGGGCCGCCACCTGGAACTGACCGAACGGCACCGGATCACCGCCTGGTCCGGCGTCCCGACGCACTTCTGGCGCCTGCTCCGGCATCCGGACCTGGCCACCCGCGACGTCAGCTCGGTGATCGCGGTCAACTCCGGCGGCGCCGTCTTCCCGCCGGAGCTGGTCCGGGCGCTGCGGCGCGAGCTGCCCCGGGCGCGGCTGGGCAACGGTTACGGCGCGAGCGAGACCGTCGGCCTCGGCACCCAGGCCAGTGGCGCACTGTTCGCCGAGCACCCGGATTCGGTCGGCGTCGCGCCGCCCACGTCCGAGGTCGAGATCCGCGGAACCGGCGGCGCCGTGCTCGCCGACGGCGAGATCGGCGAGATCCACCTCCGGCACCCGTCGGTCTTCCTCGGGTATTGGGGCGAGCCCGAAGCCACCGCCGAGGTGCTCGGCCCCAATCGCTGGTACGCCACCGGCGACTTCGGGCGGATCGAGAACGGGTTGCTGTACCTGGAAAGCCGCCGCACCGACCTGATCCTGCGCGGCGGCGAGAACGTCTACCCGATCGAGATCGAGAACCGGCTGATCGAGCACGCCGGGATCGCCGAGGCCGCGGTCGTCGGCGTTGACCATCCGGAGCTGGGCCAGGAGGTCAAGGCCTTTGTGGTCCGGGCGCCCGGCGCGGACGGCCTCACCGCCGAGCAGGTCCGCGAGTGGTGCGCGGCGGCGCTCGCCGCGTTCAAGGTGCCGAGCCGGATCGAGTTCCGGCCCAGCCTGCCGTACACCGTTTCGGGCAAATTGCTCAAGCAGCAGCTCAGAAACGAGGATCCGCAGTAA
- a CDS encoding SDR family oxidoreductase, with translation MGGVNETKTALVTGANKGIGLAIAQGLGALGFTVAVGARDDVRREEAVEKLRTDGVDAFGVALDVTSEESAAAAASAIEQTTGRLDVLVNNAGIGGRADGDVQDPTKLDLDVVRTVLDTNVFGVVRVTNAVLPLLRRADSPRIVNVSSNMGSLTLQTGPIMAAYAPSKSMLNSLTVQYARRLADTNVIVNACCPGYVATDFTGFASPRTPEQGAAIAIRLATLPDDGPRGGFFDDEGVVAW, from the coding sequence ATGGGCGGAGTGAACGAAACGAAGACCGCGCTGGTCACCGGCGCGAACAAGGGAATCGGTTTGGCCATCGCGCAGGGCCTCGGCGCGCTCGGCTTCACGGTCGCGGTGGGCGCGCGCGACGACGTCCGGCGCGAGGAAGCCGTCGAGAAGTTGCGCACGGACGGCGTTGACGCGTTCGGGGTCGCCCTCGACGTCACCTCCGAGGAAAGCGCCGCCGCCGCGGCGTCGGCCATCGAGCAGACCACCGGACGGCTCGACGTGCTCGTGAACAACGCGGGCATCGGCGGCCGGGCCGACGGCGACGTGCAGGACCCGACGAAGCTGGACCTCGACGTCGTCCGCACCGTCCTCGACACCAACGTGTTCGGGGTGGTCCGGGTGACCAACGCGGTGCTCCCGCTGCTGCGTCGCGCGGACTCGCCGCGCATCGTCAACGTCTCCAGCAACATGGGCTCGCTGACCCTGCAGACCGGCCCGATCATGGCCGCGTACGCGCCGTCGAAGTCGATGCTCAACAGCCTCACGGTGCAGTACGCCCGCCGGCTCGCCGACACGAACGTCATCGTGAACGCCTGCTGCCCCGGTTACGTGGCGACGGACTTCACCGGTTTCGCCTCGCCGCGCACGCCCGAGCAGGGCGCCGCCATCGCGATCCGGCTCGCCACTCTGCCGGACGACGGACCGCGTGGCGGATTCTTCGACGACGAGGGTGTGGTCGCCTGGTAA
- a CDS encoding LysR family transcriptional regulator → MDDLETRELRYFVAVAEELHFGRAAVRLGIAQPPLSRAIRQLEHRLGVRLLDRDRRGAALTEAGEVLLREAKVALDAVAAAARRTRRAGDSQRPLVLVTKAGASNELLQRLLDALANEPGAAPIEILLCEVGEQAGLLRDGRADVALMHRPFDDFAGFDTEDLYVESQIALLPASHPLASRDRLTMAEVSDVPDLPIARWPRLDGSYPDGPGPEVHTQSQLAQLVSLGLTLLVIPASSRAWQWPDHVAVPVVDAPEVTTVIAWPPGSHSPAIASLVRSAAGLRGSMLSTG, encoded by the coding sequence GTGGACGATCTCGAGACCCGCGAGCTCCGGTACTTCGTGGCCGTCGCCGAGGAGCTGCATTTCGGCCGCGCCGCGGTCCGGCTCGGGATCGCCCAGCCGCCGCTGTCCCGCGCGATCCGTCAGCTGGAGCACCGGCTCGGGGTCCGGCTCCTCGATCGCGACCGTCGTGGCGCGGCACTCACCGAGGCCGGCGAAGTGCTGCTCCGCGAAGCCAAAGTGGCCCTCGACGCGGTCGCGGCCGCCGCGCGCCGAACCCGCCGAGCCGGGGATTCGCAACGGCCGCTGGTGCTCGTGACCAAAGCCGGAGCGTCCAACGAACTCCTGCAACGGCTGCTCGACGCGCTCGCGAACGAACCAGGTGCGGCACCGATCGAAATCCTCCTGTGCGAGGTCGGCGAGCAGGCCGGGCTGCTGCGCGACGGGCGCGCCGACGTCGCCCTGATGCACCGGCCGTTCGACGACTTCGCCGGGTTCGACACCGAGGATCTCTACGTGGAGAGCCAGATCGCGCTGCTGCCCGCGAGCCATCCCCTCGCGTCGCGCGATCGGCTCACCATGGCGGAGGTCAGCGACGTGCCGGACCTGCCGATCGCCCGGTGGCCCCGGCTCGACGGGTCCTATCCGGACGGTCCCGGGCCAGAGGTGCACACCCAGTCCCAGCTCGCCCAGCTCGTCTCGCTCGGCCTGACGCTGCTGGTCATCCCCGCGTCCAGCCGGGCCTGGCAGTGGCCCGATCACGTCGCGGTGCCCGTGGTCGACGCGCCGGAGGTGACCACGGTGATCGCCTGGCCGCCGGGCAGCCACTCACCGGCGATCGCCTCACTCGTCCGCTCGGCGGCCGGGCTGCGCGGTTCCATGCTGTCGACGGGCTGA
- a CDS encoding purple acid phosphatase family protein, translated as MAEISRRALFQGGAVLTAGALLPSTATAAPLAAAAKLRPLGRHLAYGQDPSKQVVISWQELGAVTGPYVRIADSSGVFGAPIAAEARTLKSELSWQAPEHDFPPHAPDSMSQYYLHVRLDNLTPATTYHYVVGHQDYDPTASERPGEIATFRTAPATGSTDPFTFTAFGDQGVGYNAGRANSQLADLAPAFHLALGNIGYAITSGTANAEGGHTDTDKYDAGKWDSAFAQNEIVAAGTPWMITLGNREMEAWYAANGYAGTAARFTMPDNAWSGSTGIYSWRYQNVGLISLDGNDICSRNTGNADYTKGKQTTWLDARLGSFRSDPTIDFVVVCLHHVPYSTADAGGAESVAQQKWAPLFDKHRVDLVLNAHNRLYERTDPIRAGKGTKPVKPRGTVTPASDGTTYITAGGGGEALDPFYKNPPESYLDHENSGGTPTMKCFKKNSTSHTDTAVTWSRVRYRGYGLVAVDVAPAAGSTSARMTVRAIAEDGTLIDEVTMRRA; from the coding sequence ATGGCTGAGATCTCCCGACGGGCGTTGTTCCAGGGCGGCGCGGTCCTCACCGCCGGTGCACTGCTCCCCAGCACCGCGACGGCCGCACCCCTTGCCGCCGCGGCGAAACTGCGCCCGCTCGGACGCCACCTCGCGTACGGCCAGGACCCGTCCAAGCAGGTGGTGATCTCCTGGCAGGAGCTGGGCGCGGTCACCGGGCCGTACGTCCGGATCGCCGACAGCTCGGGCGTTTTCGGCGCCCCGATCGCCGCCGAGGCACGCACGCTGAAGAGCGAATTGTCGTGGCAGGCACCCGAACACGACTTCCCGCCGCACGCGCCGGACTCCATGAGCCAGTACTACCTGCACGTCCGGCTCGACAACCTGACCCCCGCCACCACGTACCACTATGTGGTGGGGCACCAGGATTACGACCCCACCGCGAGTGAGCGTCCCGGCGAGATCGCCACCTTTCGCACGGCCCCGGCCACCGGGAGTACGGACCCGTTCACCTTCACCGCTTTCGGCGACCAGGGCGTCGGCTACAACGCGGGCCGCGCTAATAGCCAACTCGCGGATCTCGCACCGGCCTTCCACCTCGCCCTCGGAAATATCGGCTACGCCATCACTTCCGGCACCGCGAACGCCGAAGGCGGGCACACCGACACCGACAAGTACGACGCCGGGAAGTGGGATTCCGCCTTCGCCCAGAACGAGATCGTCGCGGCCGGCACGCCGTGGATGATCACGCTGGGCAACCGCGAGATGGAGGCCTGGTACGCCGCGAACGGCTACGCCGGGACCGCGGCCAGGTTCACCATGCCGGACAACGCGTGGAGCGGCTCCACCGGCATCTACTCGTGGCGGTACCAGAACGTCGGGCTGATCTCCTTGGACGGCAACGACATCTGCTCTCGCAACACCGGGAACGCCGACTACACCAAGGGCAAGCAGACCACCTGGCTGGACGCCCGGCTCGGCAGTTTCCGGAGCGACCCGACGATCGACTTCGTGGTGGTCTGCCTCCACCACGTGCCGTATTCCACCGCCGACGCCGGTGGGGCCGAGAGCGTCGCGCAGCAGAAGTGGGCGCCGCTGTTCGACAAGCACCGGGTCGACCTGGTGCTCAACGCGCACAACCGGCTGTACGAGCGCACCGACCCGATCCGCGCGGGCAAGGGCACCAAACCGGTGAAACCCCGGGGCACGGTCACCCCGGCATCAGACGGCACGACGTACATCACGGCCGGTGGCGGCGGTGAGGCCCTCGACCCGTTTTACAAGAATCCGCCGGAAAGCTATCTGGACCACGAAAACTCCGGCGGCACCCCGACGATGAAGTGCTTCAAGAAGAACAGCACCAGCCATACGGACACCGCGGTCACCTGGTCCCGGGTGCGTTATCGGGGTTACGGCCTGGTGGCGGTCGACGTCGCCCCGGCAGCGGGCAGCACGTCCGCCCGGATGACGGTGCGCGCGATCGCCGAGGACGGCACGCTGATCGACGAGGTCACGATGCGTCGCGCATAA
- a CDS encoding purple acid phosphatase family protein produces the protein MGAALTSGGLLLPGTASASPFAVPTVLLTAETVAGSALRPFGRHLAYGQDPATQVVVSWQAPANVTGPYLRFGTVAGEYGEAIPAEARALVSDLAWQKPDHTFSPHLGKSVTQYYLHARLDNLLPGTTYYYVVGHQGYDPTTSGRLGEVATFRTAPTPSSTSPFSFTAFGDQGVGYNAVATNSLVADLAPQFHLAMGDMSYALEGEGGHPDEDAYDARKWDSFFAQNEPIAAEIPWMVALGNHEMEGWYDYHGYGGARARFTMPDNAWDGSTGIYSWRYQNVGLISLDGNDICYNSPSNLDYTEGKQLAWLKAQLARFRGDATIDFIVVYCHQCTYSTSSSNGAELGAQQKWAPLFDQYQVDLVLNGHNHVYERTDPIRAGKAGKKAPIQGTVDPVKDGTTYITAGGGGEGVNEWVDTKIADSYYGHVKDATATMRFDDVDGGEHSAKVTWSRVRYRGYSLVTADVTPALNGSPAQLKVRALAEDGTPVDEITLQRKGS, from the coding sequence ATGGGCGCTGCTCTCACGTCCGGCGGACTGCTGCTTCCCGGCACCGCGTCGGCCAGCCCGTTCGCCGTCCCGACCGTGCTGCTCACCGCCGAAACCGTCGCCGGATCGGCGCTACGGCCGTTCGGGCGGCATCTGGCTTACGGTCAAGACCCGGCCACGCAGGTGGTGGTCTCCTGGCAGGCGCCCGCGAACGTGACCGGGCCGTACCTGCGGTTCGGCACCGTCGCGGGGGAGTACGGCGAGGCGATCCCGGCCGAGGCGCGGGCGCTGGTCAGCGACCTGGCCTGGCAGAAGCCGGACCACACGTTCTCGCCGCACCTCGGGAAATCCGTGACCCAGTACTACCTCCACGCGCGGCTGGACAACCTGCTCCCCGGCACTACTTACTACTACGTCGTGGGCCACCAGGGGTACGACCCCACCACCAGCGGCCGTCTCGGCGAGGTCGCCACCTTCCGCACCGCGCCGACGCCGTCGAGCACCAGCCCGTTTTCCTTCACCGCTTTCGGCGACCAGGGCGTCGGCTACAACGCGGTCGCGACCAACAGCCTGGTCGCCGATCTCGCGCCCCAGTTCCACCTCGCCATGGGCGACATGAGTTACGCGCTCGAGGGCGAAGGCGGGCACCCGGACGAGGACGCCTACGACGCGCGCAAGTGGGACTCCTTCTTCGCGCAGAACGAGCCCATCGCGGCCGAGATCCCGTGGATGGTCGCGCTCGGCAACCACGAGATGGAGGGCTGGTACGACTACCACGGTTACGGCGGGGCGCGGGCGCGGTTCACCATGCCGGACAACGCGTGGGACGGCTCCACCGGCATCTACTCGTGGCGTTACCAGAACGTCGGGCTGATCAGCCTGGACGGCAACGACATCTGCTACAACAGTCCGTCCAATCTGGACTACACCGAGGGCAAGCAGCTGGCCTGGCTCAAGGCGCAACTAGCCCGGTTCCGTGGTGATGCGACGATCGACTTCATCGTCGTCTACTGCCACCAGTGCACGTACTCCACCTCCTCGTCGAACGGCGCGGAGCTTGGCGCGCAACAGAAGTGGGCCCCGCTGTTCGACCAGTACCAGGTGGACCTGGTGCTCAACGGGCACAACCACGTCTACGAGCGCACCGACCCGATCCGCGCGGGCAAGGCCGGCAAGAAGGCGCCGATCCAGGGCACCGTCGACCCGGTCAAGGACGGCACCACCTACATAACCGCCGGCGGGGGCGGCGAGGGCGTCAACGAGTGGGTGGACACGAAGATCGCCGACTCCTATTACGGCCACGTCAAGGACGCCACGGCCACGATGCGGTTCGACGACGTGGACGGCGGGGAGCATTCGGCCAAGGTCACCTGGTCCCGGGTGCGGTACCGCGGCTACAGCCTGGTCACCGCCGACGTCACCCCGGCCCTCAACGGCAGCCCCGCCCAGCTGAAGGTGCGCGCGCTCGCCGAGGACGGCACGCCGGTCGACGAGATCACCCTGCAACGTAAAGGCTCGTGA
- a CDS encoding LysR family transcriptional regulator, translating to MDLEAVRTFVTVAESGQFQAAADELGITQQAASKRVATLQRELDVKLFERIARGVRLTVDGQTFLPHARELLRAAERAKVAVTPGRRALRIDVVNRRIAPSTILRDFYRQHPGIELEVVTLANLDATSALAEVSAGTVDATFRSLRDSAGRVPSGLRSARVIDDRHELLVGPGHPLADKKTVTPAELAGHPIWMPGMTDAEPVGYYEDLAKEFGLTIDTIGPVFGAEVLLAELADSTRLANLIGEGSRYLWPESYHLRRIPVVDPIPVYPLSVIWRADNRHPVLANFLEYLQARCQATAGDDVWVPDWAR from the coding sequence GTGGATCTCGAAGCAGTCCGTACCTTCGTCACCGTCGCGGAGAGCGGCCAGTTCCAAGCCGCCGCCGACGAGTTGGGCATCACCCAGCAGGCGGCGTCGAAGCGGGTGGCCACGCTGCAGCGGGAACTCGACGTCAAGTTGTTCGAGCGGATCGCCCGCGGGGTCCGGCTCACTGTGGACGGGCAGACGTTCCTGCCCCACGCCCGCGAGCTCCTCCGCGCTGCCGAACGGGCCAAGGTCGCCGTGACGCCGGGGAGGCGGGCGCTGCGGATCGACGTCGTCAACCGCCGGATCGCGCCGTCCACCATTCTTCGTGACTTCTACCGGCAGCACCCGGGCATCGAACTCGAGGTCGTCACGCTGGCGAACCTCGACGCCACCTCGGCGCTGGCCGAAGTCAGCGCGGGCACCGTGGACGCCACCTTCCGGTCCCTGCGCGACTCCGCCGGCCGAGTCCCGAGTGGACTCCGGTCGGCGCGGGTGATCGACGATCGGCACGAGCTGCTCGTCGGGCCGGGGCATCCCCTGGCGGACAAGAAAACGGTGACGCCGGCCGAGCTCGCCGGGCACCCGATCTGGATGCCCGGCATGACCGACGCCGAGCCCGTCGGCTATTACGAAGATCTGGCGAAGGAATTCGGCCTCACCATCGACACGATCGGACCGGTGTTCGGCGCCGAGGTGCTCCTCGCGGAACTCGCGGACTCCACCCGGCTCGCCAACCTGATCGGCGAAGGCTCCCGATATCTCTGGCCGGAAAGCTACCACCTGCGACGGATCCCGGTCGTCGACCCGATCCCGGTCTACCCGCTCTCGGTGATCTGGCGCGCGGACAACCGCCACCCCGTCCTCGCGAACTTCCTCGAGTACCTCCAGGCCCGTTGCCAAGCCACCGCCGGCGACGACGTCTGGGTGCCGGACTGGGCCCGCTGA